In Marispirochaeta aestuarii, the following proteins share a genomic window:
- a CDS encoding oxidoreductase, with protein sequence MAETRRTALITGASSGMGKETALALIQAGYDVYGAARRINQMADIVTAGGHSLELDITDEKSIVSAVTYIEEAAGGIDILINNAGYGCYGAVEDVPLAEARRQFEVNLFGLAHITRLVLPGMRKRGYGKIVNISSIGGKIYMPMGAWYHASKHAVEGFSDALRFEARPFGIDVIIIEPGLIQTHWSGIATDNMLTYSGGTAYDSAARKTTEMFRGLEGSDPRTVARIILKAISARKPRSRYAVGKYARPLLTLRKILPDRTYDWLLRKRIGK encoded by the coding sequence CAGAGACCAGACGAACCGCTCTAATAACCGGTGCATCTTCGGGGATGGGAAAAGAGACAGCCCTTGCCCTGATTCAGGCAGGTTATGATGTTTACGGCGCAGCGAGGCGCATTAACCAGATGGCCGATATAGTGACCGCCGGCGGGCACAGCCTGGAACTGGATATTACGGATGAGAAGTCGATAGTCTCTGCTGTTACATATATAGAAGAGGCGGCAGGAGGCATAGATATCCTGATAAACAATGCAGGGTATGGCTGCTATGGTGCCGTAGAGGATGTTCCTCTGGCAGAGGCGCGGCGTCAGTTCGAGGTCAATCTTTTCGGGCTGGCGCATATTACCCGCCTTGTGCTTCCGGGGATGAGAAAAAGGGGATATGGAAAGATCGTCAATATCTCCTCCATCGGTGGAAAAATCTATATGCCCATGGGAGCCTGGTATCATGCGTCGAAGCATGCGGTGGAAGGTTTCTCCGATGCCCTGCGGTTTGAAGCACGGCCTTTCGGCATCGATGTAATTATTATTGAACCTGGATTAATTCAAACCCACTGGAGCGGTATTGCCACAGATAACATGCTCACATATTCGGGCGGCACAGCTTACGACTCAGCAGCGCGAAAAACAACTGAAATGTTCCGGGGCCTCGAAGGCTCTGATCCCCGCACAGTCGCCAGGATCATCCTAAAGGCCATCTCGGCCAGAAAGCCCCGAAGCCGTTATGCCGTGGGAAAATACGCCCGTCCGTTGCTTACACTGCGCAAAATCCTGCCGGACAGAACCTACGACTGGCTGTTGCGAAAAAGAATAGGAAAATAG
- a CDS encoding DinB family protein, whose product MRSETLRLRKHIDEQYELYCGIDDTTASINVSPDAWSVKEIFGHLIDSAANNYQRFIRLQEVSHLDFPGYDYNWIKIIKYNSYPYSQLLELWKQFNLLLCHIIENLDESKKENSWKNEGRDLSLSFLVTDYIDHLEIHLSQLAERLKAIREKSAGS is encoded by the coding sequence ATGAGGAGTGAAACTCTGCGGCTTCGAAAACATATTGACGAACAATATGAACTCTACTGCGGAATCGATGACACAACGGCATCGATCAATGTATCTCCGGATGCGTGGTCTGTTAAGGAAATCTTCGGACACCTGATAGATTCTGCTGCAAACAATTATCAGCGTTTTATCAGATTGCAGGAAGTGAGTCACCTTGATTTTCCGGGATATGATTACAACTGGATAAAGATAATCAAATACAATTCATATCCCTACTCTCAACTCCTGGAGCTCTGGAAGCAGTTTAACCTGCTGCTTTGTCACATCATTGAAAACCTGGATGAGTCAAAAAAAGAAAACAGCTGGAAAAACGAGGGAAGAGACCTGAGCCTGTCTTTTCTGGTTACTGATTATATCGATCATCTGGAAATACATCTCTCCCAGCTTGCGGAGCGTTTAAAAGCAATCCGTGAAAAGTCGGCCGGTTCGTAA
- a CDS encoding YdeI/OmpD-associated family protein — protein MSTDTRGRHTESIHCRSTLFSIGVWTILRIAKEASSQLPSRGLVSVEACINDVSFRTVLEPDGKGSHWLSVDKALQDSCGIQAGEAVELKLTPLTDWPEPEVPEDLEKALMLDPGVFALWKDITTLARWDWIRWIRSTQNRETCMRRIDAARDKMAKGERRPCCFNRNMCTEPEVSRSGVLLDPPKE, from the coding sequence ATGAGTACCGATACCAGGGGTCGGCACACGGAGTCTATACACTGTAGATCGACCCTTTTTTCAATAGGCGTCTGGACAATTCTGCGGATAGCGAAAGAAGCAAGCAGTCAGCTTCCGTCCCGAGGGCTTGTCTCTGTGGAAGCATGCATCAATGATGTTTCGTTCAGGACTGTGCTTGAGCCGGACGGTAAAGGAAGCCACTGGCTCAGCGTCGATAAAGCCCTGCAGGATTCCTGCGGGATTCAAGCGGGAGAGGCGGTCGAGCTGAAGCTTACACCGTTAACAGACTGGCCGGAACCCGAAGTTCCTGAGGATCTGGAGAAGGCGCTGATGCTTGACCCGGGGGTTTTCGCCCTGTGGAAGGACATTACGACTCTGGCGCGCTGGGACTGGATCCGGTGGATCAGATCGACACAGAACCGGGAAACCTGTATGCGCCGAATCGATGCGGCACGTGATAAAATGGCAAAAGGCGAACGTCGCCCGTGTTGTTTTAACCGGAATATGTGCACGGAGCCGGAGGTTTCTCGCAGCGGTGTGCTTCTGGATCCTCCCAAGGAGTGA
- a CDS encoding GNAT family N-acetyltransferase — protein sequence MSAVYFLAQIRITDSNLYQKYLDKCDDIFSRCNGKYLAVDSAPEILEGNWKYSKSVLIEFPNREDFKEWYYSDDYQEILKYRLSGAACDTILVFGKEQKPGNKILIRTERLTIKPITLADASAMFEYRTKEEIFLFQTFKPGTLHEIEDFIRNSTTGFNEEGRWFQLGIFHNSTMIGDIGIHFIGPENSQCEIGYTIHPVYQKKGYGKESVIGVVNYLFKVLQKHRITASTDPQNTASIALLESLGFRKEGLFKRSLLIDGNWEDDLIYAILAEEWEYQVN from the coding sequence ATGAGTGCTGTCTATTTCCTTGCCCAAATCAGAATAACAGATTCGAATCTGTATCAAAAATATTTAGACAAATGTGATGATATATTTTCAAGATGTAATGGGAAATATTTGGCTGTAGATTCTGCACCTGAAATACTGGAAGGAAACTGGAAGTACTCAAAATCTGTTCTAATAGAGTTCCCAAACAGAGAGGATTTTAAAGAGTGGTATTATTCTGATGATTATCAGGAGATTCTGAAATACAGATTATCAGGTGCTGCTTGTGACACAATCCTGGTTTTTGGAAAAGAGCAGAAGCCGGGGAACAAAATATTGATCAGGACTGAAAGGCTCACAATAAAGCCGATAACTCTCGCTGATGCCTCCGCCATGTTTGAATACCGGACAAAGGAGGAAATCTTCCTGTTTCAAACCTTCAAGCCGGGAACACTACATGAAATTGAAGATTTTATCAGGAACAGCACAACCGGCTTTAACGAGGAAGGGAGATGGTTTCAGCTGGGTATTTTCCACAATAGTACAATGATAGGGGATATCGGCATACACTTTATCGGTCCGGAAAACAGTCAATGCGAAATTGGTTATACAATACATCCGGTGTATCAGAAAAAGGGGTATGGTAAGGAATCTGTAATCGGTGTGGTAAATTACTTATTCAAAGTTCTGCAAAAACACAGGATAACAGCATCTACAGATCCCCAAAATACTGCCTCAATAGCCTTGCTGGAAAGTCTTGGCTTTCGGAAGGAAGGACTGTTTAAGAGGAGTCTGTTAATTGATGGAAATTGGGAAGATGATTTGATCTATGCGATATTGGCTGAAGAATGGGAATACCAGGTGAATTAA